AGGTGCATCAAATGCCAACGGTCATTTTCGTCCTCGATGTCGAGCAGCTCCTTTGCGAGGTTGCAGGCGTCGTCGATGACGCTATATGCCTCTTTTTCTTTGAGGCTGGCTGCTTTTTCCTTGATCTTGTCTAGGAGGATTTCATCGGAGAGTGGTTGCTTTTGCttcttctcattttctgtcattTCTTTGCTGGCCTGGGTGATGATGCGATCCATCTGCTTGGTGGCTTCAGTGAACAGATCCCGCCTGCTGCCGGTCATCAGCATGTCGGGTCTAAACATGAGGAGGTAGGCCATGTAGTTGGATATTGCCTCTGTGCACACCTCACGAAGCACCTCGCCATGCGGAGGCCTGCACCTAAAGTGCCTCGGAGGCTTGCTGCCGAAGCAGAGGTCGGTGGCGATGTGCCAGATGAGTACGCTTGGGTCGAATGGCGTCTTACGAAGGCTTCGCCATATCACCACGTTGGACATCTTCAGCGGATCTTCAGTCGCCGAAGAAATATCAATGTTGGCCaccttcttcggctgatccatcTTCTTGGAATAATAGTTCGTCTGGAGCAGCCTCTCCGGTTGGTCCATATCCCAGTAGTCCTTCTTGGTGAAGCTTCTGTAACCGGAGAGGTCAGCGTTTTTACTTTTTCTGAAAACCTTCACCAATTGATAGGTGATAGCATCCGAGACCGTGCGGTACAGGCTACTACGATCGCTAGCTTCCTCCGGCCTGTAACCAAACCGCCAGGCATAGTTGAGGAGCGACCCGGTGACTGGACGTCTCGCCGTCCGGAGAACCGAGTCGATGAGGTTATGCCCCGGAAGGTTCTCGCACAATGCTGCGAGTTTTGTTCTGGACATGAGCTTGTACATGAGCTCACTGATGAGCAGCCCAAAGACATCCACCACCGCGGTGAAGCACAGGAGGATGTACGTCGTCTTCACGTCAGTGGCGCCGTACCCATGCTTGCGGCTCGCCGCGAAGAGCATGATGGCATTGATGTACAGCGACGGGACCAGCATCACGTGGCAGACCAGGTAGGCCGGTGTGAAGATCACGTACGTTCGCTCTGGTGTAGATGAGCCCAAAGGTTTTCGttatcggaaataaaaatttatcggaggtcatggataaataggatataagcatgatatatcggaaatatcggaccaaattcaaaaaaaattcaaattgttttgaaaaaattccGTAGAATTTGACTTAaaactattcctaagctattaaacatcacttgttcacagataaaaacaagaataaaacattatagtgtgggattgtcgcacggctgaatttgggttgtctgtgtgaaagcaggaaagaagggaaaaatttggccggcgtcaaattttatcggaccctttggatagaaaggaaatttcggaaattttcgtgaatttcggccgataaaaaaaaACCTACTGAGCCCGAACGCCTGACGAAGCATGGGCTTGAGCGTCTcgtctttctctaacttgagagGCTCCAGGATCTTCTTCTCgtgatcaccaccaccaccaccctcaCCCTTGCTCCGAGCCTGCAGGGTGACCTCGGCAGCGAACAGCGACAGGTCCGAGAGGATCATCTGGACCTGGTCGCCCTGCGACAGGATCGGCACATCGTCTTCCGGCAGCTTTGTCCAGCACTTGTACCTGTCGCCGAGCTCGGTGAAGCACCAGTCCCACCCGCCCGCCGGGGCTCTCCCTCTTCCCTTTCATCACGGACCACATG
The sequence above is drawn from the Miscanthus floridulus cultivar M001 chromosome 15, ASM1932011v1, whole genome shotgun sequence genome and encodes:
- the LOC136506867 gene encoding uncharacterized protein; this encodes MIDILRAVQWWDEWQLRILVLGSLGLQFLLLAAPMRNYTIPRLFRFSIWVAYLSADALAIYALATLFNRHSKASSISSSCSCCDYGNKGSSLEVLWAPLILVYLGGREEITAYTIEDNELWTRHTVTMVSQVTVAVYSYKSWPDSSDRKLLLSAILLFVIGIISFIEKPWALRRASIKRLVAMWSVMKGKRESPGGRVGLVLHRARRQVQVLDKAAGRRCADPVAGRPGPDDPLGPVAVRCRGHPAGSEQGNKRTYVIFTPAYLVCHVMLVPSLYINAIMLFAASRKHGYGATDVKTTYILLCFTAVVDVFGLLISELMYKLMSRTKLAALCENLPGHNLIDSVLRTARRPVTGSLLNYAWRFGYRPEEASDRSSLYRTVSDAITYQLVKVFRKSKNADLSGYRSFTKKDYWDMDQPERLLQTNYYSKKMDQPKKVANIDISSATEDPLKMSNVVIWRSLRKTPFDPSVLIWHIATDLCFGSKPPRHFRCRPPHGEVLREVCTEAISNYMAYLLMFRPDMLMTGSRRDLFTEATKQMDRIITQASKEMTENEKKQKQPLSDEILLDKIKEKAASLKEKEAYSVIDDACNLAKELLDIEDENDRWHLMHLVWVGMLCYSASMCRGYLHAKSLGEGGEFLSYVWLLISLQGAMTLADKLQMPDKEQGDDDLDDQKREQEYQGKKGTMPGWDPEARKFHRQPY